A part of Leptospira wolffii serovar Khorat str. Khorat-H2 genomic DNA contains:
- the mnmC gene encoding bifunctional tRNA (5-methylaminomethyl-2-thiouridine)(34)-methyltransferase MnmD/FAD-dependent 5-carboxymethylaminomethyl-2-thiouridine(34) oxidoreductase MnmC, which produces MIEWKENNTPVSTQFGDIYFSPENGWEETKHVFLNGNRLEERLKSSEHAKSHFSVLELGFGTGLNFFATWYLWQRIREKSPYSVLRFVSYELYPLEKSEILKALSVFPEMSDLVSVFSEKYRFLVPGCNSFVFEKENLILDLWIGDAGSLLPKTSGKFDAFFLDGFAPSKNPELWSQTIASELGRLAKTDSTLATFTVAKLAKDSLTHAGFSLSKLPGYGRKREMLVGTYSSQEVIENEDPVYSSRRFPKSIPKKILVIGGGLAGASVARAFAWRGFSVRVWDEENPLRASYIPKAISHPHITKTESTPSLFTLRGLGHSLRRYPDLLPENAYGISGTLQATNEDMPWARLESGTEAHHLSEEIALLKENLSPQFHADRKGIRFPSGFWTETDVLVRSLLSHPKIEYEKGKISRIRQDDSGWILLSEEGNALDNGSVLVLANSFGIEALLADLEGECIFPLVKVRGQLEELEDPNILKSDDPVRISEHYLTPNILGIRVLGSTFDEFDLDPNPREKDRNSLLEYARKTHPDIDWSRLKVLREFVGIRFQTKDRFPVLGPLHSPHAFKKQYSGISLPKNKKKEFPFLEPIPNLYVFGGLGSRGVISCLLGGEILVSSILGEPLPVEKDLYSSVHPSRFLFRKIRTLEPKGDP; this is translated from the coding sequence ATGATAGAATGGAAGGAAAATAATACTCCGGTATCCACTCAATTCGGAGATATCTATTTTTCGCCCGAGAACGGCTGGGAAGAAACCAAACATGTTTTCCTAAACGGAAATCGCTTAGAGGAAAGATTAAAATCCTCCGAGCATGCTAAGTCCCACTTTTCCGTTCTGGAATTAGGATTTGGGACCGGTCTGAATTTCTTCGCGACTTGGTATCTCTGGCAAAGGATCAGGGAAAAATCGCCTTATTCCGTTCTCAGATTCGTTTCCTACGAATTATATCCATTAGAAAAATCTGAAATTCTCAAAGCCCTTTCGGTCTTTCCCGAGATGTCTGATCTTGTATCCGTTTTCTCGGAGAAATACCGCTTCTTAGTGCCCGGCTGCAATTCGTTCGTATTCGAAAAAGAGAATTTGATTCTGGATCTTTGGATCGGAGACGCGGGGAGTCTTCTGCCCAAGACTTCGGGCAAATTCGACGCTTTCTTTTTGGACGGATTCGCTCCTTCCAAGAATCCGGAATTATGGAGCCAGACAATCGCCTCCGAACTAGGAAGACTCGCTAAAACCGACTCTACCCTCGCCACTTTTACCGTGGCCAAGCTCGCAAAAGACAGTCTGACTCATGCGGGGTTCTCTCTCTCCAAACTTCCCGGCTACGGAAGAAAGAGGGAAATGCTCGTAGGAACTTATTCTTCGCAAGAAGTTATAGAGAATGAGGATCCGGTATATTCTTCCCGTAGATTTCCCAAGTCGATTCCGAAAAAAATCCTAGTCATAGGCGGAGGTCTTGCAGGAGCCTCCGTCGCTCGAGCCTTCGCCTGGAGAGGTTTTTCCGTCCGGGTTTGGGACGAGGAGAATCCTTTAAGGGCCTCTTATATTCCGAAAGCGATCTCCCATCCTCATATTACAAAAACAGAAAGTACTCCCAGCTTGTTCACCTTAAGAGGCCTCGGTCATTCTTTGCGTAGGTATCCAGACCTTCTCCCCGAAAATGCCTACGGGATTTCCGGAACCCTACAGGCGACCAACGAGGATATGCCTTGGGCAAGATTGGAATCCGGAACCGAAGCACACCATCTCTCCGAAGAAATCGCTCTTCTAAAGGAGAATCTTTCTCCTCAATTTCATGCAGATAGAAAGGGAATCCGATTCCCTTCCGGTTTTTGGACGGAAACCGATGTTTTAGTGAGAAGCCTACTCTCCCACCCTAAGATAGAATACGAAAAAGGAAAAATCTCCCGAATCCGACAAGACGATAGCGGATGGATCCTTCTCTCCGAAGAAGGGAACGCATTGGACAACGGTTCCGTTTTGGTACTCGCGAATTCTTTCGGAATAGAGGCCCTACTCGCGGACCTGGAAGGAGAGTGCATCTTCCCTCTCGTAAAGGTCAGGGGTCAGTTAGAAGAATTAGAAGATCCTAATATTCTAAAATCAGACGATCCTGTCCGCATCTCGGAACATTATCTCACTCCTAATATCTTAGGAATCCGGGTCCTAGGTTCCACTTTCGACGAATTCGATTTGGATCCGAATCCCAGGGAAAAAGACAGGAATTCCTTATTGGAATATGCGAGAAAAACCCACCCCGATATCGACTGGAGTCGACTCAAGGTATTAAGGGAATTCGTCGGAATCCGTTTCCAAACCAAGGACCGCTTTCCGGTATTAGGTCCCTTACATTCTCCCCATGCTTTTAAGAAACAATATTCCGGGATCTCTTTGCCTAAAAACAAAAAGAAAGAATTCCCTTTTTTAGAGCCGATTCCGAACCTGTACGTGTTCGGGGGACTGGGTTCCAGAGGAGTGATATCCTGCCTTTTAGGCGGTGAGATTCTGGTTTCTTCCATACTGGGCGAACCGTTACCGGTCGAAAAGGACTTGTACTCTTCTGTGCATCCTTCAAGATTTCTATTTCGTAAGATCAGAACCCTGGAACCTAAAGGAGATCCTTAA
- a CDS encoding MBL fold metallo-hydrolase — MDQVRVIDCNYVEPGLACTYLVIDGDRAIFVENNTNSAVPLLLEALREEGISREAVDYIIITHVHLDHAGGTGNLAKACPNAKILAHPKAAPHIIDPARLIRSSIQVYGEKEYYELYGEILPVPESRVRTMQDGEEIHWGKRTLKFLHTKGHANHHFCIYDSLTNGIFTGDTFGLGYGIFRKGKDSLLYPSTTPTDFDPEEALSSVDKILATGADKAYLTHFGTWEDMQGGAAQMREGLSAMKRIWVSAEKTGFSGEVLVSFCENRIRSYLEDQIHKKNLSYAEKERRFIGFDSQINAQGIAFKIERSRRTKK, encoded by the coding sequence TTGGATCAGGTTCGAGTCATTGATTGCAATTATGTGGAGCCCGGGCTTGCCTGCACCTATCTAGTGATAGACGGAGATCGTGCTATTTTCGTGGAGAACAATACAAACTCCGCGGTACCTTTGCTCTTGGAAGCTCTTAGGGAAGAAGGCATTTCCCGAGAGGCGGTGGATTATATAATCATCACCCATGTGCATTTGGACCATGCGGGTGGAACGGGAAATTTAGCGAAGGCTTGCCCGAACGCTAAGATTCTCGCCCATCCCAAGGCGGCCCCTCATATCATAGATCCCGCTCGGCTCATACGAAGCTCTATCCAGGTATACGGCGAAAAGGAGTATTACGAACTATACGGAGAAATTTTGCCGGTGCCGGAGTCCAGGGTTCGGACCATGCAGGATGGAGAGGAAATCCATTGGGGCAAAAGAACATTAAAATTCCTTCATACAAAAGGGCATGCCAATCACCATTTTTGCATATATGATTCATTGACCAACGGGATTTTTACGGGAGATACTTTCGGATTAGGATACGGAATCTTTAGAAAAGGAAAGGATTCCTTATTATATCCTTCCACAACTCCTACGGATTTCGATCCGGAAGAGGCATTATCTTCCGTGGACAAGATTCTCGCGACGGGAGCCGATAAGGCCTATTTGACTCATTTCGGAACCTGGGAAGATATGCAAGGTGGGGCCGCTCAAATGAGGGAAGGACTTTCAGCCATGAAAAGGATTTGGGTCTCCGCGGAGAAAACAGGATTTTCGGGGGAAGTCTTGGTGTCTTTTTGCGAGAATAGAATTCGTTCCTATTTGGAAGATCAGATACATAAAAAAAACCTTTCTTATGCAGAGAAGGAGAGAAGATTCATAGGCTTCGATTCCCAAATCAATGCCCAAGGGATCGCGTTTAAAATAGAAAGATCCAGACGAACCAAGAAATGA
- the dusA gene encoding tRNA dihydrouridine(20/20a) synthase DusA — MYSVKEKPILYPVSVAPMMDWTDRHFRYFLRLITKHTLLYTEMITTGAILRGNKERHLAFSPEELPLALQLGGDDPKALAESSRIGQDYGYTEINLNVGCPSDKVQEGNFGACLMRDPNQVAEMIAAMSSSVSVPVTVKCRIGIPGKDRFDDLEEFVSIVSRAGAERITIHARIAILDGLSPAQNRSVPPLRYEDVYGIKRRFPDLKIELNGGVKTLEEISSHLTRVDGVMIGRAAYENPFLFSQVDSLFYGSTIRKRTRREIFVEMQEYVRAKTADGEKPSRILRHLLGAFHEIRGARSYRRILTEKMHSNPNPNLLLEALGSIPDEFLDRDIGSVDSSHSIASESVV; from the coding sequence ATGTACTCCGTAAAAGAAAAGCCGATTCTTTACCCTGTCTCTGTCGCGCCTATGATGGATTGGACGGATCGTCATTTTCGATATTTCCTGAGACTCATCACGAAGCATACGTTATTATATACCGAAATGATCACTACGGGAGCCATACTTCGGGGAAATAAGGAAAGGCATTTGGCTTTTTCTCCGGAAGAATTACCGTTAGCGTTGCAGTTAGGTGGAGATGATCCCAAGGCGCTCGCAGAATCTTCTAGAATAGGACAAGATTACGGTTATACGGAAATCAATCTAAATGTGGGATGTCCTAGCGATAAGGTCCAGGAAGGGAATTTCGGAGCCTGTCTGATGAGGGATCCGAATCAAGTCGCCGAGATGATAGCTGCAATGAGTTCTTCGGTAAGCGTTCCGGTCACAGTTAAGTGTAGGATCGGAATTCCGGGAAAGGATCGTTTCGACGACCTGGAAGAATTCGTAAGTATAGTGAGCCGCGCCGGGGCCGAAAGGATTACGATTCATGCAAGAATCGCAATATTAGACGGATTGAGTCCGGCCCAAAACAGATCCGTTCCTCCCTTGCGTTATGAGGATGTGTATGGGATCAAAAGACGCTTTCCGGATCTCAAAATCGAACTCAACGGGGGAGTAAAAACCCTCGAAGAAATCTCTTCTCATCTGACTAGAGTAGACGGAGTCATGATCGGTCGCGCCGCTTATGAGAATCCTTTTCTATTCTCCCAAGTGGATTCTCTCTTTTACGGAAGTACTATCCGGAAAAGAACCAGGAGGGAAATCTTCGTAGAAATGCAGGAATACGTTCGGGCAAAGACCGCCGACGGAGAAAAGCCGAGTCGAATCTTAAGACATTTACTAGGTGCGTTTCATGAGATCCGAGGAGCTCGCAGTTATCGTAGAATTCTCACCGAAAAAATGCATTCTAATCCTAACCCGAATCTACTTTTGGAGGCCTTGGGGTCGATACCGGATGAGTTCTTGGATCGGGATATAGGTTCGGTCGATTCTTCACATTCCATCGCCTCGGAGTCCGTGGTTTAG
- a CDS encoding LIC10647 family lipoprotein — MGLKRMKSSVLLKAWILSFSLLPISCKTLNNVLDSIIINAGAEYTSLDFLTHPPHLQGFPVRKFSDQASDTDTTSVSRDSSVTRAFYSIGSVPSRIPGTADMKGFFSFLSGLAWSFNLTSPRTYRGNLVNYPDDGRNYKTPEEYVTNQLFPLPGQLGRNMEYIYEDYQMYFTLYLGYYQGTDINFGIGPIYGVAFYRMDIIENERRISSVKNEIQELKGVRVLFEYNVGKFFPDTILYNAYFFTEITSFGDLDGKGMGIKNQVLTSNGLPAPSLYMTMTTYRMGIRKELQLSKEPHKKEEGPAYPPLKNLPSAGLPKKDDGEVSTDPDSPG, encoded by the coding sequence ATGGGTCTTAAGCGAATGAAGTCTTCCGTTCTTCTCAAAGCTTGGATCCTATCTTTCTCTCTATTACCGATTTCCTGTAAGACCCTCAATAATGTCTTGGATTCGATTATCATTAATGCCGGGGCGGAATACACTTCCTTGGACTTCCTGACCCATCCTCCTCATTTACAAGGATTTCCGGTTCGTAAATTCTCGGACCAAGCTTCGGATACGGACACTACCAGCGTAAGTAGGGATTCCTCCGTCACTCGCGCCTTCTATTCCATTGGTTCCGTACCGAGTAGAATTCCGGGCACCGCGGATATGAAGGGATTCTTTTCCTTTTTAAGCGGACTCGCCTGGTCCTTTAACCTGACCTCTCCCCGTACTTACAGAGGAAATTTGGTGAATTATCCGGACGACGGAAGAAATTATAAGACTCCGGAAGAATACGTAACGAACCAGCTCTTTCCTTTGCCCGGCCAATTGGGTAGAAACATGGAATACATTTATGAGGATTATCAAATGTATTTCACCCTGTATTTAGGTTACTACCAGGGGACCGATATCAATTTCGGAATAGGACCCATTTACGGAGTCGCATTCTACAGAATGGATATCATTGAGAACGAGCGTAGGATCTCCAGCGTGAAGAACGAGATCCAGGAATTGAAAGGCGTTAGAGTATTATTCGAATATAATGTCGGAAAATTCTTTCCGGATACGATCCTTTATAACGCCTATTTTTTCACGGAGATCACAAGCTTCGGAGATCTGGACGGGAAAGGTATGGGAATCAAAAACCAGGTACTTACTTCCAACGGTCTCCCCGCTCCTTCCCTCTATATGACGATGACTACCTATCGTATGGGTATCCGCAAAGAACTCCAACTCTCCAAAGAGCCTCATAAGAAAGAGGAAGGCCCCGCTTATCCTCCTCTTAAGAACCTACCTTCGGCGGGACTTCCTAAAAAGGACGACGGGGAAGTTTCCACCGATCCGGATAGTCCGGGATGA
- a CDS encoding RecQ family ATP-dependent DNA helicase: MARKENTLPGIKEDWTRLLLSHFGFSNFRQGQWEAIRSLSQGKDVLAVLPTGGGKSLIYQLPSFADSDKLTIVISPLIALMKDQVDGLKSKGMSAAYCNSSQDELEQVRILSGAATGKIRILYVSPERAVSRSFLNLLPKFPIGMVAVDEAHCVSQWGHDFRPEYRKLHTLRPLLPSGTPWVALTATATDKVKKDISDSLGLKEPEFVQGTYARPNLKFSVLYPESERDKESLLSSILEKGNFRKSGSGKAIVYCATRAKVDELYDQLKKSGYKVGKYHAGRTDSSREKTQDGYSSGKTNVLVATNAFGMGLDSPDVRLVLHYQVPSSLESYYQEAGRAGRDGRTSECVLFFYPGDLSLQSFLLSKEANYKGGETLLSHVKSYVGSSDCRQRILCGYFGEETEPCGNCDSCSDSEISESGRIAYQEREKRKAEKKKERESHSFSQDEIRSVEGLVSEYPAKFGKKIIAGALRGSQAKDVLRRRLDRSSYYASLRHVPEESILKLLEDWLLSKKLSVKGDKYPKIYLSAYGKPKPNKESENGKIKKAPLSGDRLLLNELKNFRDRIARRKKWKKFMVLQNPVLVRIVAQKPESLEDLILIKGMGESKVQQYGKEILEILEKY, from the coding sequence TTGGCCCGAAAAGAAAATACCCTACCCGGAATAAAAGAAGACTGGACTAGGCTATTACTCTCTCATTTCGGATTTTCGAATTTCAGACAAGGACAATGGGAAGCAATCCGCTCCTTGAGTCAGGGCAAGGACGTGCTGGCAGTTCTTCCTACAGGAGGAGGCAAATCTCTTATCTACCAATTGCCTTCTTTCGCGGATTCGGACAAACTTACGATCGTGATTTCTCCACTGATCGCTCTCATGAAAGACCAGGTGGACGGTCTGAAAAGTAAAGGAATGTCCGCGGCTTATTGCAATTCTAGCCAGGACGAATTAGAACAGGTAAGAATTCTCTCAGGTGCCGCCACCGGAAAGATCCGAATTCTATACGTCTCTCCCGAGAGAGCAGTTTCCCGTTCTTTCTTAAATTTACTTCCCAAATTTCCTATAGGAATGGTGGCAGTGGATGAGGCGCATTGCGTTTCCCAATGGGGACACGATTTTCGTCCCGAGTACAGAAAGCTACATACGTTACGTCCTCTTCTCCCTTCCGGGACTCCCTGGGTCGCCTTAACCGCCACCGCGACGGATAAGGTTAAAAAGGACATCAGCGACAGCTTAGGCCTTAAAGAACCGGAATTCGTACAAGGGACTTACGCTCGGCCGAATTTGAAATTCTCGGTTTTGTATCCGGAATCCGAACGGGATAAGGAATCTCTTCTTTCTTCCATATTAGAAAAAGGTAATTTTAGAAAATCCGGATCCGGTAAGGCTATCGTTTACTGCGCTACTCGCGCCAAAGTGGACGAACTCTACGACCAACTCAAGAAATCCGGTTACAAAGTGGGCAAGTACCATGCGGGAAGAACGGACTCCAGCAGGGAAAAGACCCAAGACGGTTACAGCTCCGGTAAGACCAATGTGCTTGTCGCCACGAACGCGTTCGGCATGGGGCTGGACAGCCCGGATGTGCGCTTGGTTCTGCATTATCAGGTCCCTTCTTCTTTAGAGAGTTATTACCAAGAAGCCGGGCGTGCGGGAAGGGACGGTAGAACCTCCGAATGCGTCCTATTCTTCTATCCGGGAGATCTGAGCCTCCAAAGTTTCTTACTCTCCAAGGAAGCCAATTATAAGGGAGGAGAAACCCTTCTCTCTCATGTGAAATCCTATGTAGGATCTTCCGATTGCAGACAACGTATACTCTGCGGTTATTTCGGAGAAGAAACCGAACCCTGCGGAAACTGCGACTCCTGTTCCGATTCCGAAATTTCCGAATCGGGCAGAATCGCCTACCAAGAGAGGGAAAAGCGCAAAGCCGAGAAAAAGAAGGAAAGAGAATCCCATTCTTTCAGCCAGGACGAGATTCGATCCGTAGAAGGACTGGTCTCCGAATATCCCGCAAAATTCGGTAAAAAGATCATAGCGGGAGCGCTCAGAGGGTCCCAGGCAAAGGACGTATTAAGAAGAAGGTTGGATCGTTCCTCCTACTATGCCTCCCTACGACACGTACCGGAAGAATCCATTCTGAAATTATTGGAAGATTGGCTCCTCTCTAAAAAGCTCTCGGTCAAAGGGGACAAATATCCCAAGATCTATCTGAGCGCTTACGGTAAACCCAAACCTAACAAGGAATCGGAAAACGGTAAGATTAAGAAAGCGCCTTTGAGCGGAGATAGGCTGTTATTAAACGAACTCAAGAATTTCCGGGATCGCATCGCACGTAGGAAGAAATGGAAAAAATTCATGGTACTACAAAACCCGGTATTAGTCCGGATCGTAGCTCAGAAACCCGAAAGTCTGGAAGATCTCATTTTAATCAAAGGGATGGGAG